The Plasmodium vinckei vinckei genome assembly, chromosome: PVVCY_14 genome window below encodes:
- a CDS encoding DEAD box helicase, putative yields MENYIIVFFFLLKCFIPILSKTKNSFFYKYLICLFSLKNILYSTKCVVLNKHTNLSYILNVRPVLRPNFILKSVEKPSNDNITHLNRKIEKWGKNKNIVFIENTSNDDENKVNYLNGEIKNSNGIQEIKYLSNLQKNFMYLLERDNNVIVHSKTSSGKTTICLFYFVLKHYFNSEIIFDEDIQREKYLNQYHYNDNYKNIFDLNKQQNNKSKLKYIPFSEKYSEIYDIHENKDLLLEESSKKNVLKKGDKILILCPSKELCVQTSQNILSFTNNKNSNIIKLFIDKYDDSKKVKNSNVSSKSKADHNTDQAYENIEVCTNDGSNLKKNKRKQEGILSNHNLMNENMMVDEMENIRDALFLIGTPLCFKNYILNLGKNNLKNFLESIKYVFFDEIDRLLPSQKNRSSNQKKFKKIKKKTAYMILETIMYMNPKKLNFIGCSSTLNRELHRKIFNLLSLNKNNQKRKNVYLLREKNNTLEEENIAELNTTKEEITDTILNDMMNTNNDNYYMDKEKEDIENDEQNQSLIGNINYRTAIEEERDSNEDNQDEEDIYNMLELNNSSNLQKYVIKVQLPKNIHHFYHIINDDLFSNKIKDVYEIVESFKMRKILILIKNGYSLMNMKKYLMEKNIYSLLLHERLEISQNENNHSLKKMCENYEEIKNLKKIDNKNNNSELKYTNKFPVIISSFDSIRGFHINDLDIVILCNKPKNLNEYIHLCGRVGRKKKVGYSIILENDKNVNIIKNWLVNIKTNFYKLHLKNDVTNNINDNDGSIIEKKKDNINYITSCILNELRDDSL; encoded by the coding sequence atggaaaattatataatcgtatttttttttttgttaaaatgttttatacCTATTTTGAGTAAGActaaaaatagttttttCTACAAGTATCTAATTTGTTTGTTCtccttaaaaaatattttatattcaacAAAATGTGTAGTTTTGAATAAGCATACTAATCTTTCTTATATTCTGAATGTTCGCCCTGTTTTAAGaccaaattttattttaaaaagtgtTGAAAAGCCGAGTAATGACAACATAACACATttaaatagaaaaattgAGAAATGGGGGAAGAACAAAAACATAGtttttattgaaaatacaagtaatgatgatgaaaataaagtaaATTACTTAAACGGTGAAATAAAGAATAGCAATGGAATacaagaaataaaatatttaagtaatcttcaaaaaaatttcatGTATTTATTAGAGCGTGATAATAATGTTATAGTACATTCTAAGACATCTAGTGGAAAAACAACAATttgcttattttattttgtattaaaacattatttCAATAgtgaaattatttttgatgAAGACATCCAAAGAGAAAAATACTTAAACCAATATCATTATAATgacaattataaaaatatattcgatttaaataaacaacaaaataataaaagtaaacttaaatatataccatTCAGTGAAAAGTATTCAGAAATTTATGATATCcatgaaaataaagatttATTACTTGAAGAAAgttctaaaaaaaatgtattaaagAAGGGGGATAAAATACTCATACTATGTCCTTCAAAAGAGTTATGTGTACAAACttcacaaaatatattatcctttacaaataataagaatAGCAATATAATTAAGCTTTTTATTGATAAGTATGATGACtcaaaaaaagtgaaaaattCCAATGTAAGTAGTAAAAGTAAAGCGGATCATAATACCGATCAAgcatatgaaaatattgaagTGTGTACAAATGACGGTagcaatttaaaaaaaaataaaagaaaacaaGAAGGAATATTGAGCAATCATAATTTGATGAACGAAAATATGATGGTAGAtgaaatggaaaatataagaGATGCTCTTTTTCTTATTGGAACACCTTtgtgttttaaaaattatatattaaatttaggaaaaaataatttaaagaatTTTTTAGAAAGCATTAAATATGTCTTTTTTGATGAAATTGATAGGTTGCTTCCTTCACAAAAGAATAGATCTTCaaaccaaaaaaaatttaaaaagataaaaaaaaaaacagccTACATGATACTAGAAActattatgtatatgaatccaaaaaaattaaattttattggATGTTCTAGTACCTTAAATAGAGAATTACacagaaaaatatttaatctATTGAGTTTAAATAAGAATAatcaaaaaagaaaaaatgtttatttgttaagggaaaaaaataatacgcTAGAAGAGGAAAACATTGCAGAATTAAACACAACCAAAGAGGAAATAACTGATACAATATTAAATGATATGATGAACacaaataatgataattattatatggaCAAAGAAAAGGAGGATATCGAAAATGATGAACAAAATCAATCATTAATTGGAAACATAAATTATAGAACTGCAATAGAAGAGGAAAGAGATTCAAATGAAGATAACCAAGATGAAGAAGacatttataatatgttagaattaaataattcatcAAATTTACAAAAGTATGTAATAAAAGTTCAACTtcctaaaaatatacatcatttttatcatataataaatgatgatttgtttagtaataaaattaaggaTGTTTATGAAATTGTAGAAAGTTTTAAAATgaggaaaatattaattttaataaaaaatggttactcattaatgaatatgaaaaaatatttaatggaaaaaaatatatattctctTTTATTACATGAAAGGCTAGAAATATCGCAAAACGAAAATAACCACtctttgaaaaaaatgtgtgaAAATTacgaagaaataaaaaatttaaaaaaaatcgataataaaaataataatagtgaactaaaatatacaaataaatttccTGTTATTATTAGCTCATTTGATAGTATTCGGGGTTTTCACATAAATGACTTAgatattgttattttatgtaataagccaaaaaatttaaatgaatatattcatttgtGTGGAAGAGTtggaagaaaaaaaaaagttggatattcaattatattagaaaatgataaaaatgttaatattattaaaaattggctagttaatataaaaactaatttttataagttacacttaaaaaatgatgttacaaataatataaatgataatgatGGTAGTATAatcgaaaaaaagaaagacaatataaattatatcacATCATGCATACTAAATGAGCTAAGGGATGATAGCCTATGA
- a CDS encoding peptidyl-prolyl cis-trans isomerase, putative, with amino-acid sequence MRMTLKMINIINRFIFFKLDNTIKYSHKICLFNHRKKQILTRFHDFCNIFFVSLNLYIVKKYILSKNIRISYLEDRGDAYLQKKYRTDTKFLRTESGILYKDLLDGEGDPIEEGDTVYIHYQGKTTNDFRIIQSTFKSIIPPKIKAGIYDKKHIKAIYEIVIGMKKHTRRQCIVPPHLAYPNHFPNQPLIYEIDIVKVIKKGEENDTLLERIKKMLTI; translated from the exons ATGAGAATGACgctaaaaatgataaacattataaatagatttattttttttaagctGGATAATACGATAAAATATtcacataaaatatgtttatttaaccatagaaaaaaacaaattctTACAAGATTTCACgatttttgtaatatattttttgtttcattaaatttatatattgtgaAGAAATACATACTTTCAAAAAACATTCGAATATCTTATTTGGAAGATAGAGGAGACGCATACCtacaaaaaaagtatagGACGGatacaaaatttttaagaaCAGAAAG TGGAATACTATATAAAGATTTATTAGACGGTGAAGGTGACCCAATTGAAGAAGGAGATACtgtttatattcattaccAAGGAAAAACAACAAACGACTTTCGAATAATTCAATCAACATTTAAAAGTATTATACCACCTAAAATAAAAGCTGGGatttatgataaaaaacaCATAAAGgctatatatgaaatagtAATTGGTATGAAAAAGCATACACGAAGACAATGTATTGTTCCTCCTCATTTAGCATATCCTAATCATTTTCCTAATcaa cCCCTTATTTATGAAATAGATATAGTAAAAGTGATAAAAAAGGgagaagaaaatgatacaTTACTtgaaagaataaaaaaaatgctaactatttaa
- a CDS encoding methionyl-tRNA formyltransferase, putative, which produces MNKRISYVVQIFLLTFLRSYAYKLSYINKLYFHKKSNTIGNVNYLIKFINLKNISHFPLKSKKNYLNLLKFGVNNWEGNSRNNGNKNARDNGNKHTRTKCSIKSFECPSKNLNLEQTNKIDLTHIFYKEKKYSFFKPSEYALYYIYTDKYKSNIIYQKNALAKLAIYSAQNLYFFNIFLEIIKIIENTLRNKIYYINIKEEFNKKKDAIIDMLHDIYKDKYLNAIYGKRKECRNNNEKKINLLFIGSNEFSSLCFKIILLIIKVLRNDIVIENVITKSPQRKGRHLLINKSPVEEDAKKNKINVFYYDKFKNNTHLLKNKQFNLGVSISFGEIFNTKFFKTINTNIYTLHPSLLPSYKGASPIQRSILNNESLFGYTIFLTKLKIDSGTSLIKKRFLFSPHFNFNDIITIMFTFGTLHFMKNIYFLSNLKLHEHESNSLSQTGTDTNHPDQKYDLHTYYYNNQNDKNINLRKRDKIENLFLFPYSQSNQFKNSTNLSQKCLNSNNVPYEYYTNNCYAPKIKIEEKHICFFCFTSLYIHNKVRSFINWPKAECTLFLLHDNKIRRIEAKLIKTSYNLSNSQNNNIYEHTPFNTMDDHKCFDGIPRKYAMVDKECINILCKNNTLLKIYKLQRKNKKIMDAIAFINSINRGAILY; this is translated from the coding sequence atgaataaaagaATCTCATATGTtgtacaaatatttttgttaacCTTTTTAAGAAGCTATGCTTACAAATTAAGTTATATTAACaagttatattttcataaaaaaagtaacaCCATCGGAAATGTGAACtatttgataaaatttattaaccttaaaaatatatctcaTTTTCcattaaaaagtaaaaaaaattatttaaatttactGAAATTTGGGGTAAATAATTGGGAGGGTAATAGTCGTAAcaatggaaataaaaatgctaGAGACAATGGAAATAAACATACAAGAACAAAATGTTCTATAAAATCTTTTGAGTGCCCtagtaaaaatttaaatttagagcaaacaaacaaaattgaccttacacatatattttataaagaaaaaaaatattcattttttaaacccTCAGAATACGcattgtattatatatatactgataaatataaaagcaatataatataccaAAAAAATGCGTTAGCAAAACTAGCCATATATTCAGCCcaaaatttgtatttttttaatatttttttagaaataattaaaattatagaaaatacgttacgtaataaaatatattatataaatataaaagaggAGTTTAATAAGAAGAAAGATGCTATCATAGATATGCTTCATGATATTTACAAAgacaaatatttaaatgcaatttatggaaaaagaaaagaatgtagaaataataatgaaaaaaaaataaatctcCTTTTTATTGGAAGCAACGAATTTAGTTctttatgttttaaaataattttattaattataaaagtgTTAAGAAATGATATTGTTATAGAAAATGTTATCACAAAAAGCCCTCAAAGAAAAGGGAGGCATTtacttataaataaatctCCAGTAGAAGAAGatgctaaaaaaaataaaataaatgttttttattatgataaatttaaaaataatacacatttgttaaaaaataaacaatttaatCTAGGTGTAAGTATATCTTTTGgggaaatatttaatactaaattttttaaaacaatcaatactaatatatatactttacATCCAAGTCTATTGCCATCATATAAAGGTGCATCACCCATTCAAAGAagcatattaaataatgaatctTTATTTGGTtatactatatttttaacaaaattaaaaattgatTCTGGTACAtctttaataaaaaaacgatttttatttagtccccattttaattttaacgACATAATAACTATCATGTTTACATTTGGAACATTacattttatgaaaaatatatattttttgtcaaATCTTAAATTACATGAACATGAGTCAAACTCATTATCACAGACAGGCACTGATACTAACCATCCCGATCAAAAATACGATCTTCACACTTATTACTATAACAATCAGAATGACAAAAATATCAATTTACGGAAAAGAGACAAGATAGAGAActtgtttttatttccatattCACAATCAAaccaatttaaaaattctaCAAATTTATCacaaaaatgtttaaatagtaataatgtGCCATATGAGTATTATACAAACAATTGTTATGCTcctaaaattaaaattgaagaaaaacatatatgctttttttgttttacttcattatatattcataataaaGTACGGAGTTTTATAAATTGGCCCAAAGCAGAATGCACACTTTTTTTGTTACACGATAATAAAATCCGAAGAATTGAAGCAAAGCTAATTAAAACATCCTATAATTTATCAAATtctcaaaataataatatttatgagCATACCCCATTTAATACAATGGATGATCACAAATGTTTTGATGGTATTCCTCGAAAATATGCAATGGTTGATAAAGaatgcataaatattttatgtaaaaataatacattgctaaaaatttacaaattacaacgaaaaaataagaaaattatgGATGCCATAGCATTTATTAATAGCATTAATCGTGGAGCTATACTATATTAG
- a CDS encoding eukaryotic translation initation factor 4 gamma, putative yields MSCIDLKQEGVQNIDKNVNKIKDDIKTDIDKKEGNNENGSRFNKNIENAGNNWDNLRNESNKVFRNTNKLNDNNNKRDSLIDDNNRRMDKDGNSGNYRKKYFNNEMNNANNSTEFNKSNYNKNMNNSENQKYNFNRNFKNNYNKSRNSFNMKHGNTNISGLGDETNNPNNYGNNEMNQNNTKMGSISNYNNLPDGNYNNNMNNKTFYKNNKYNKFGSQNNDSSNNFNNINFKDNKQNMNYKKQYNNNPMSRNTSMDDNTNYNNMENENNSGMNNSPNYKSKYDNNNNSNVIKNDMYFREENTKYYGNNLNSPNNNLSPNNNMRNNSTNREHSRNPFFMNNKKNSMVNDNTNKNNRMMDFMNNPDNENMNQQNNIYMQNNKNNNYNDINISNNYMKDNNLKKNIDSSNSPHMNNMRGNNNDDGDFIKREFTNESNYCQDNTQNENNNHQNSAIKNNSGNMDASTYIMNRFATFNNNSTNNSNANNDNDQNVVNNSSNNNSNDKRPDNMNMPNNKSNNNEEEEFDEWGELGEDKYIDINSIIKQKNVILNQLGANLDDMTKKGNDNKNKKKIKSKKDSIFAPDNLNIPPASQPSVDKKKNKKNKNKTGKNDNNAKENNNMIDKEKNKQNTNNLANKKKVEKTEEKPLDNTNNSQSSAQKNNETAEDPKEGENTENKTEEPKEEVSKPTKAIYVFKKKENMHPLEYMKRQIKSLLNKLTVENFPIITEKMCQIMDSRINTDEIQTVVNEVIDKAVLEHDWSEMYADLCQALKWRSPNFEMKKKSSFEIALLKKIQEEYENLPSTFESTMKEKLKSDENEEELSFAEQKQKKRLFGIVKLIGELFQRQIVSISIVISITHDLLIAYDEPKEYCIEAFLQLIYSTGFFIDKMEKYKNVLDTWFGRLKELQRKKMYSKRIKFVIQDVFDLRLSEWRKKTHKDTAKGLNELRSQLETEEMMGGSIHLAQLGNIVIVGERHNIRNNESYSKYMQEQERLSKLNQKK; encoded by the exons atgagcTGTATAGACCTGAAGCAAGAGGGTGTACaaaatattgataaaaacGTAAATAAa ATTAAAGACGATATAAAAACTgatattgataaaaaagaagGAAACAACGAAAACGGGTCAAG GTTCAACAAAAACATTGAAAACGCAGGAAATAATTGGGACAATTTGAGAAACGAATCGAATAAAGTTTTTAGGAATACAAATAAGTTAAatgacaataataataaaagagaTAGCTTAATAGATGATAACAATAGGAGAATGGATAAAGACGGAAATTCGGGAAAttatcgaaaaaaatattttaacaaCGAAATGAATAATGCAAATAATAGCACTGAATTTAACAAAtctaattataataaaaatatgaataattcaGAAAaccaaaaatataattttaatagaaactttaaaaataattacaatAAAAGTAGAAATAGTTTTAACATGAAACATggaaatacaaatataagtGGATTAGGAGATGAAACAAACAATCCAAACAACTAtggaaataatgaaatgaatcaaaataatacaaaaatggGAAGCATCAgcaattataataatttgccTGATGGCAATTACAATAACAATATGAATAACAAAacgttttataaaaataataaatataataaatttggtTCTCAAAATAATGACTCttctaataattttaataatataaattttaaggATAATAAGcaaaatatgaattataagaagcaatataataataatccaATGAGCAGGAATACAAGCATGGATGATAACAcgaattataataatatggaaaatgaaaataacaGTGGAATGAATAATTCACCTAACTACAAATCAAAATatgacaataataataatagtaatgtaattaaaaatgatatgtattttagagaagaaaatacaaaatactATGGAAATAATCTAAATTCTCCAAATAACAATTTAAGCCCAAATAACAATATGCGCAATAATAGCACCAATAGGGAACATTCACgaaatccattttttatgaataataaaaaaaatagcatgGTTAATGACAATacgaataaaaataatagaatgatggattttatgaataatccagataatgaaaatatgaatcaacaaaataatatttacatgcaaaataataaaaataacaattataatgatataaatatatcaaataattatatgaaagataataatttaaaaaaaaatattgattcATCTAATTCGCCTCACATGAATAATATGAGaggtaataataatgatgatggggattttataaaaagagAATTCACAAATGAAAGTAATTATTGCCAAGACAATacacaaaatgaaaataataatcatcAAAATAGtgcaataaaaaataattctgGGAATATGGATGCtagtacatatattatgaatagATTCGCtacatttaataataattctacAAACAATAGTAATGCTAACAATGACAATGATCAAAATGTCGTAAATAATTCCAGTAACAACAATTCTAATGATAAACGACCtgataatatgaatatgccaaataataaaagtaacaacaatgaagaagaagaattTGATGAATGGGGAGAATTAGGAgaagataaatatatagacattaattctattattaaacaaaaaaatgttatattaaACCAACTAGGTGCAAATTTAGATGATATGACAAAAAAAGgcaatgataataaaaataaaaaaaaaataaaatcaaagAAAGATAGCATATTTGCACCAGATAATTTAAACATACCACCAGCATCACAACCTAGtgttgataaaaaaaaaaataaaaaaaataaaaataaaactggaaaaaatgataataatgcaaaagaaaataataatatgatagataaagaaaaaaataagcaaaatactaataatttagctaataaaaaaaaagtagaaAAAACTGAAGAAAAACCATTAGATAATACTAATAATTCTCAATCAAGTgctcaaaaaaataatgaaactGCAGAAGATCCTAAAGAAGGTGAAAATACTGAAAATAAAACCGAAGAGCCAAAGGAAGAAGTTAGCAAGCCTACTAAAgctatatatgtatttaaaaaaaaagaaaatatgcATCCTCTTGAATATATGAAAAggcaaataaaaagtttgcttaataaattaacaGTGGAAAATTTCCCCATTATAACTGAAAAAATGTGCCAAATTATGGATTCACGCATAAATACTGATGAAATACAAACAGTTGTAAATGAAGTTATTGATAAGGCTGTTTTGGAACATGATTGGTCCGAAATGTATGCCGATCTTTGTCAg gCACTAAAATGGAGATCCCCTAATTTtgagatgaaaaaaaaatcatccTTTGAAATAGCTTTGCTTAAAAAGATTCAAGAAGAATACGAAAATTTACCTAGTACCTTTGAATCAACtatgaaagaaaaattaaaaagtgatgaaaatgaagaagaatTAAGTTTTGCTGAGcaaaagcaaaaaaaaagactaTTTGGAATAGTAAAATTAATAGGAGAATTATTCCAAAGACAAATTGTATCAATATCTATTGTTATAAGTATTACACATGATTTATTAATAGCATATGATGAACCTAAGGAATATTGTATAGAAGCCTTTCTTCAACTTATTTATTCAACtggattttttattgataaaatggaaaaatataaaaatgtgttaGATACATGGTTTGGTAGATTAAAAGAATtacaaagaaaaaaaatgtattccAAAAGAATTAAGTTTGTTATACAAGATGTTTTTGATTTAAGATTATCTGAatggagaaaaaaaacacacaAAGATACAGCAAAAGGTTTAAATGAATTACGATCCCAGTTAGAAACTGAAGAAATGATGGGAGGATCAATTCATTTAGCACAATTAGGTAATATTGTGATCGTAGGTGAAAGGCACAATATAAGGAATAATGAATCTTACtctaaatatatgcaaGAACAAGAAAGATTAAGCAAgttaaatcaaaaaaaataa